In the Sedimentisphaera cyanobacteriorum genome, GGCAAATGGCATCTGGACGGTTACGGCAAGCCTCAGTGGGACCCTAAGCGGAATTTCGGCTATCAGGATAATCGGTATATGTTCAACCGCGGCCACTGGAAAAAACTAATTGTTAAAGATAACGGTGGTGCACTGCCGCCGGAGCACTATGTTGACGGCAAGCTGACAATGATGTGGAAACTGCCCTCACAAGAAAGCGTAATCGGTGACGAAAAATCCTTCACCACAGATTTTCTCTGCGACCGCACAATACAGGCGATAGAACGCGATAAAGACAGGCCGTTCTGCGTTATGTGCTCAATACCCGATCCTCACGGACCGGATAAAGTGCGAAGTCCTTACAATAAGATGTATGATAAGGATAAATTCGAAGAGCCCCGAACACTGGATGCAGGCAAAAACCTTCCCGGCTGGTTAAGCAAAGGGAAAAATTGGACAGACGGTTTTACTGAGAGTCAGAGGAACGGACTCGCTGAATATTTCGGCATGGTAAAGTGCATCGATGATAATGTTGGCAAGATCCTCGCTTACCTCAAACGCACAGGTCTCGAGGAAAACACAATCGTTGTCTTCACCTCCGACCACGGCGATCTCATGGGCGAGCACAACCGCCACAACAAAGGCCTGCCATACGAAACATCAGCCCGAATACCGTTTGTTATCAAATATCCGGGAAAGATTAAGCCGGGCAAAATCGTCAGGAAGGCAAACACCAACACCGATTTCGCACCTACTATCCTTTCGCTGATGGGTTTTGAAGGCGAGCTCAAAGGCTGCCACGGCGAGGACATCTCTAAAGATTTCACAAGCCATGAGAAGATTGTCGATTCTGAGAGAATCGTGTACTTCCGCCATGCAAACGAAAATTGGGCTGCAGCTGTTAGCAGCAGATACAAGCTGGTGCTATCTACTGTTGACAGGCCTTGGCTTTTCGACCTTGAGAAAGACCCAGACGAGCTCATTAATTTCTACAATAAAAAAGAATATGCAGGCGTTGCACAGAGATTCAAAAAAGCGATTGTTGAGCAGATGAAAAAATTTGAAGAGCCTATGCTCAAAAACGGCAATTTAAAGATGTCTTAAAAACGGAGAAAACTTTGAAAGTTAAAACATTTTTTACCGCAGCGGTCTTGCTGACGTTTGCTTTATCGCAGGCCAGAGCAGAAACGTATTATATAGACAGCCAAGAAGGCAGCGATTCCAATTCCGGCCTTTCGGAAAGCTCTCCGCTTGAAGGCTTTGAAAAGGTGAACTCAAAATCATTTGCATCAGGCGATAAAATCCTGATTAAGCGGGGCAGCAAAATTAACGGCTCGCTCAAAATCTCAGCAAACGCCTCTGCGGAAAATCCCCTTGTGATAGCTCCATACGGCAAAGGACAAGAGCCTGTTATAGACGCCGCAGGATACCTCGCAGGCGTGCATATAAAAAACTCCAGCGGAGTTGTGCTTAAGGGGATCGAAATCACAGGCGACGCCGGCAAACCGAAGGAGAAATTCAATCAAACTCAGCGATACGCTGTGCTTGTGGAAGCGGATAAAGGCGGGGTGCATAAATCGATCCGTCTGGAAGAGCTGGATATACACGATATCTTCGCTGCCAAACAGAGACCTTCAGACGGCAAAAACAAAACATCAAACAGAGCAGTAGGGATTTTGTTCTCGTCCGGCGGAAACACGAATTCATTTCTCTCTGATTTGACTGTAATAAACTGCCGAATCAGGAAAACCGGATTCACCGGCATAAGCTTCAGCTGCAATAACAAAGAAGAAAAATACTACAACACCGGCATTCGCGTTTTGAAAAACAGACTGCAGTATATCGGCGGGCCTGGCATCCAGCCCAGCAGGGCAAAAGATATGCTCGTGCAGGGCAATAAGGTTTACCGCTCGGGGTCAACTGCAGATAAGAGGATGCATTCACGAGGCAGCGGCATCTGGACATGGTCGTGCAGCGATGTGCTTATAGAGAAAAATAAATTCACTCAGGCAGGCGGGAAGGCCGATTCCTGCGGAATGCACATAGACTTCAACTGCCGGAATGTGGTTATACAGTATAACTACAGCGCATACAATGCCGGCGGTTTTATCGAAATCCTCGGGAACAACCACAACTGCGCATACCGCTACAACGTAAGCGTTAATGACGGCTTCCGCGAGAAAGGCAAAAAAGGCGCACATCAAGAGGGCAAAATCCTCTGGACAAGCGGATACGTAGGACGAAACAGAGAAAAGCACGGGCCGTACAACTCCTATATCTACAACAATACGATCTATACAAAGCCCGGGAGCAGATCCTGCTTTTCCATCTCACCCACCACTCAGGGACTGCTGATTGCGAACAATATATTCTGCCTGAACGGAAAGACGGTAAACGTTTTGGGCGATCAGGACAATCAAAAGGCTCGTTCGGAAAACCCGTTTGAACCGGTTGTCTTCAAGAACAACATCTACTGCAGCCCAGATATCCTGCCGGAAGATTTGGGCATCAAAGATTCGAACCCAATCTATGGAAGCCCTGATTTTCAGCAGCCCGGAGGCTGGCAGGTTCAGAATTACATTCCTCAAAACAAAGGGCTGATAAAGGATAAGGGCATTGAAATCCCCAAACTCCCAAGCGATGAAACAGGCCTTGAGATAGGGCTTGAGCCCCCGCACGATTTTGCCGGAAAAGAAATAAAAGGAAGGCCGGATATAGGCGCTTTTGAAATCGATTAACCTTACTTATTTTTATTGAGGAATTGCTATGCTCTCGCGTTTTTTACCAAATCAGCGGGTTGTGTTTTTATTGTTGTGCGTTTTTGGTTTTCAGGCTATGGCGCAGTCCGCATTCCAGCCTTACAATACCGGCAGCGATAATATAATCCACATTACCGCCGCAGACTTCGACGGCGTCGGGGCGAAGGATTACGTTGTATGTATGTCCGTTCAGGGCAAGATCAAGGCCTACGACCGCCCCGCTCTTCACCCGCAGGGCAGCAGCCCGCTTCTCTGGGAATACTCAACGCCCGTAAGCTTTAATATTATGATAAAGGCAGCGCAGGCAAACAGCCAGAGCCCGGGCGAGGAGATTTTAATCCCGGGAACAGACGGCAAACTCAGAATACTCTCCAGCCAAGGTGAGCTTCTAAGCGAAAAGCCTGTTGGCTCGGGAGCTATGTACTGCGCCGAGACGGGCAAAAACAGCTCAGGCGAGATAATAATCGCAGCAGGCGGAGTTGACGGGAGCGTATATTTCCTTGACGAGGCAGGCAGTCAGCTTGCTGCGAAAACGCCTGCGAACAAGGGCATTGTAAGACGAATTGCGGCTGGGAACTTCGACGGCACGGGCGGTGATGAGATTGCGGTGTTCTATATTCAGAAGGGCTTTGCAGGGAACCGCTATATCGAATTTTACGACCTCGACACTTTCGAGCGTCCGTCATATTTGCAAATTGAAGAACCGCTTTACGACGATGCCGGCCCGACGGTAGCATGGGGACATACAGGAATGGGCTGGACAGACAAGCAGACACCCTGGGCCTATGATATGGACGGGGACGGAGACGAGGAAATCGCTGCGCACTGGGGAGTGCTTCATCCCGAATCAGGTTCTACAGAGACGAGGCTTTCAGAATTCGTTGATGACGGCGAACTTCTCTATCTCGGCCAGGACTATGAAAACGCCTATGAGACTACGCCCACAGGCAAATATCTCCTTCAGCAGGGCATTCCGGGAAATTTTAAAGGCGGCGCGGAATACCCCGACACCGAGCTTTTTACTGTTTACGGCGATGATCTGTATCTCGTAAATTACGACACGTCCAAAAGCCCAGAAACAAACAGATGCGAAGTTTCAGACTACACAAACGCTCACCCGCTCTACCACTTCACCGATGCAGCAAGGCTCGAAGACCGAAGCGGCGGGCTCGATAAAATCGTGCTTGCAGGCCCGATCACCGGAGACGACCATTTCTACACAGTGGATTTATCAGGCGATAACTGGAAACAGCAGGCGCAGACAATAGACGGAAGAGGAGTGCTGGGTGAGGTGGATTCAAATCTCGATCAGCTCTGGGACGATTTAGAGGGTTTCTCAGGCTCGCAGGCCTCTTTCCAAAAGCCGATATGGTTCATTCACTACTTCTCCAGCTGGCTGGGCTGGGAGATGACTCCGGAAAACATTGAAACTCACGGGCAGATGGTTGAAGATGCGATAAAATCTTGGGAGAATACGCTCGGAGGCAATCCGCAGAGGGTTGTCTTTGCTGCAAGCCATAGTCCAAATGTTATCGGACCAAACGGAGGCGACCCGGATATAACACCTGAAGGTATGGTGGCCTACTGCGCAGAGCTTGCATCCAGAGGGATATATTTCTGCCTCAAAATCGGCCACGGCCAGAATCTCTATATGTCTGCGGAAAATCTTGCAGACTGCTATGAGGCCTCAGTGGTTGGAGGCGAATGTTATATGATGGCCAGGACAAAGGAGCTTCATACAATCGATGCCTATAAGCCTCACATGGACGCAGTGCTTCAAAGATCCCAGCAGATCGGCGAAGAGCCCGCTAAGATAATGCTCTGCGGGAAAGGGGCAATCTTTTCTGCTATGACACCCTCTCAGGCCTCGACTTACTTCCCTGCATACAAGGACATCCTGATGCCGGGCGTAGAAAATTCCAACGTTAATGCTGTTGACTGGAGCTTTTCCGAAAGGGTAGGCCTATGGATGTCCGAACAGGTTGAATCATGGGGCTGCAATCTCGCCGGAGACTGGCTTGCTTCAAACAGAGCGGCCGAATGGGGCGGCCTTCGGAACGGCCATATCGTTCTGCGTCATTTGCTTTCGCAGCTCGCCATGGGGGCTGAGGTGTTCCGTTTTAATTCTGTTACCGCCTTGGAAAACCCGCTTTATCAAAGAGGCACAGACCCAAACACCCAGTGGTGGAGCGATACATACAGGCAGGGAATGTGGAATTTTCTCAAGATAGTGGAATCTGGGGCATTCCCGTCAACGCCATCAAGACAGCAGATAAAGGGGATCTCGCCTGTGGCAGCAGCACTTCCCGAGCCCGATTATGAGCACCTGAGAAAGGAAGATGTAAACCACGATTGGAATAATTATTCGCCGGACAGCTCAGCCTATGTAATTAACAACCTCGAATGCTGGAACGCATATAAAGACGTGCCCGAATACGACTTAACCTCCATATTCTTCAACACAAAGCGAAGATGGGACAATTTCTTCCCAACCTCACCCTCAGGATTTGCGCTCGCTGTGCCGTATAAATCCAAGCAGCAGCTTGAGGCAATGCCTTGGTGCAAAAAGGCCTTTGAAACAGACGGGGTAAGCTGGGAGAGCTTCGATAGACTTATGCTTGCTGAATCAGAGATAAGCTCCGAGCTTCTCACTCAGCGAACCAATATGCCTTTTTATGTGGAAAACGAATGCTTCTGGCAGGTAATTCAAAGCGAGGATTCGCCGGAGACATATTATGCGCTTTTGATGGACTCGGCAACTCTGAGCCCGAAAGAGCGGGAGGTTAGGCTGAGATTGGGCAGCGAATCAGGGGCGTGGGAAGTTTACGACCAGCTGGGCTCCGAGCAGCCTCTGGGCGAAATCAGAAGGCCGCCGGACTCGCTCGAGATTACTGTACCGGCAGGCAGCGTTAGACTGCTAACGATAAAGGCAAGCCAAAACAGCGATGCTGATATCTATGAGGACGGCTTCGTTGACCATACCGATCTTATGATGATGGTTCATCAGTGGCTCGGGCCTCCAATGAGGCCTTCTGCTGATATCGCTCCGGAAAACGGAGACGATTTTGTGAATCTGCTGGATTTTTCAGTCCTCGCTGAAAGCTGGCTTATCTTTGCCCCGGGCACGGAATACTATTTAGACAGCGAAAACGGAGACGACTCAAATTCCGGGCTGACCCCGCAGTCGGCTTGGAAAACTCTCTCGAAAGCCAGCACGCAAAGTTTTGATATGGGCGATTCTGTCCTGTTTAAATCCGGCCAGACTTTCGAAGGCACGTTCCAGATAACCTCCAGCGGAACCGAAAAAGCCCCGATTAAGATATCCTCGTGGGGAGAAGGCGAAAAGCCGGTAATTGATTCAAAAGGCTTCTTTGCGGGAATAGAAATTATAGATTCAAGCTTTGTTGAGGTTAGCGGGATTGAAATCACCTCCGACGGCGGTCAGGCTATAGACCCCCGCGCAGAGAAAGAGCGATACGGTGTTTATGCATCAGCTTCCGGCTCTGAAATCCGGAAAGACATCAGACTCTCTGACCTCTACATCCACGATATATTCGCAGAAGTGCCAATCAGTGCTGGAGGGAAAAATCCAACCTCGAATATGGGCAAAGGCATAGAAGTGATGGCGCAAGGCTGGGGCGAACCCTACTTCGAAGGTGTTTTAATAGAAAACTGCGAGATAGAAAGAACCGGCCATTACGCTCTGGGCCTACATACACGACAAACCAGCGACCAGAGCCGCTATACGAGGGATGTAGAGATATTGAACAACACGCTCACTGATATAGGCGGACCGGGAATTCAGCCGGGAAGGTGCAGGGATGTGCTGGTTCGCGGGAACACCGTTGATGCGAGCGGAGCGTACGTTGACCCGAGAATGCACGGCAGAGGGAGCGGGATTTGGCCTTGGAGCTGCCACAATGTGCTTATAGAGAAGAACAGTTTTATGCATGCAAGAGGCAAGGCAGATTCCTGCGGAGCGCATATAGATTTTAACTGTTCAGATGTGGTAGTTCAGTACAATTTCAGCATGGACAACGAAGGCGGTTTCATCGAAATCCTCGGCAACAACTACAACTGCTGCTACCGGTATAACGTAAGCGTTAATGACGGCTTCAGGGTAAAGGGGCAAAACGGGGCTTTACAGGAAGGGAAAACCATATTTGCAGGAGGTTATGTCGGTTCAGGGAATCCAAAGACAGGCCCTTTTAATACTTACATCTACAACAATACGATATACACTCAGGGTGATGGAAGATCCTGTTTCAGGATTGAAAAAACAGCAGACGGGCTTCTTATCGCAAACAACATCTTCTGCATGTACGGAGAAACTGCGCACGATTCCGGGGATTCAGGACAGGTGAGCAATGTGATTTTTGAAAACAATATGTATATCTATGAGGATATATGGCCGGCAAGTATGCCGATTCAGGATTCAGCTCCGATATACGGCTGGCCTGTATTTACCAATCTCGGCGGAACCGACCCGCTCGATTATATCCCCACAAACACAGATGCAGTGCAGGATGCGGGTATCGAAATCCCCAAACTCCCCGGCGACAGCGTTGGCCTTGAAATAGGCCTTGAGGTGCAGGAAGATTTCAGAGGCAATCCCATCATAGGCCTGCCGGATTTAGGCGCTTTCGAGATGGGAAGCTAATAGGATATTTCTATGCTGCAGAAACATACTGCCTGAGAAAAGCGGCTCCGATTTAAGCCGCATCGAAGTTAATCCACATAAACTGCACGATTACACGGTTTTTATTCCTCTGCAAAGCGGAATCGATTGATCTTTTCGCCCAAGATTTTTACATCGTCCAGCATCACATAAAGGCATGGCACAAGAACCAATGTAATCACGGTTGCGAAGACGATACCGAAGCCCAGCGAGATAGCCATTGGAATCATAAACCTTGCCTGCCGGGAAGTTTCGAAAATCATCGGTGCAAGCCCTCCGAACGTTGTGAGTGTTGTGAGCATAATGGGCCGAAATCTTCTCAGCCCAGCCCTGTGCACGGCCTGCAAAGGCGTAGAGCCTTCGAGCTTGTGGTTGTTTGCAAAATCGATCAGCACGAGCGAATCGTTCACCACAACCCCCGCAAGGGCAACCACCCCCATCATACTCATAATGCTCAGCGAGTAGCCCATTAGTATATGCCCGAGAACCGCTCCAATAATCCCGAACGGGATAGCCATCATCACAATGATCGGCTGCCAGTAGCTTCGGAACGGGATAGCAAGCACTGCATAAATGCACAGCACCGCCATTATGAGCCCGAGGAAAAGTGCCTTCATACTTTCGTTGAAGTCTTCCTGGCGGCCTTCCCAACCGTAAGAGAGCCCGGGGAAGTCTTTTTTAACCTCGGGCAGGATATCTTCCATAAGCGAGGTCTGCACTTTGCTCGTTTCGCTTATCGGCTCAACGTTTGCGGTAACCTGAATCACCCGCCTGCCTTCTTTTCTGTCGATGGTAGTGTACGACCGGCCGATATAATAATCTGCTACCTGCAGCAAAGGCACGTCCGTGCCTGAAGGGGTTCTAACGAGAAACTGCTCTATGTCGTATTCGCTCACTCGCTGTCTTTCGGGATACTTCACTCGCACCTGCACCTCATTCCTGCCTCTCTGCTGCCTTACGGCTTCAGCTCCATAGAATGCATTCCGCACCTGCGAGGCGATTCCTGCTGCTGTGAGCCCGAGGCTTCTTCCCTCCGGCTTGATCCTGAAGTTGTACTGTCTTTTGCCCGGGGTATGTCCGTCGTCCACATCTTTTACATGCCCGAATTCAGAGAGCTCTTCTGCGAGGGCCTCGCCTGCGTTTTCAAGGATGTCTATATTACTGTGGCTAAGCTCTACAGTAATCGCGGCTCCCGAGCCCGGCCCGCCTCTGTCCGCTTCGAAACGCAGCATCTCCAGCCCGGGTATTTCTCCTGTCTTTTCACGCCAGAGGCGGGTAACCTGTGTGGTTGAGACCGGCCTTTCATCAGCATCGGTAAGAAAGAAACGCACAGAAACCCTGTTTCCTCTGATAACGGAAAACAGCCCTTTGGAGAGCTTGTCTGCGCCGTTTTCTTCAGCAATCTCTCTTCCCGCTTTCACCAATTTATTCTGCACCTTTCTTGCATCTTCCAGCGGAGCGCCGAAGGGAAGTTTTGCGGAGGCATAGGCATAATCAGACTCCACACGAGGCATAAGGATTGTCCCGATTCGTCCGCTCTGAACGTAGCCGAGTATCCCTGCAAAAATAGCTATACCTGCCGCTATAACCACATAACGCCATCTGAGCAGGAATTTGAGCAGGGGGCCGAAATGATTGGTGATAAATTTTTCGTATTTCCTGCTGAATGCCTGCTGATACTTGTGAATTTTGGATATAAGCCAGCCCTCACGCTTGTGCTTGTGGGAGAGGTGCGCGGGGAGAATGAAAAGCGCCTCAACCAGCGATATTATAAAAACCGTTGAAACCACCAGCGGAATCACCTTCCATATCTTGCCCACGAATCCCGGGACAAACATAAGCGGCATAAACGCCACCACGTTTGTAATAATGCTGAAGGTTACCGGCCCTGCCACTTCCCTTGCACCTTTGACTGCTGCTTCGAGGAAGTTCCCGCCGCGTTTTCGGTATTCGTATATGTTCTCGCCCACAACAATCGCATCATCAACCACAATACCAAGAGAGACGATAAATGCGAACATCGATATCATATTTATCGTTACCCCGAGCCCGGGCAGGAAGAGCAGTCCGCCGAGAAACGAGATCGGAATACCCATCGTTACCCAGAAAGCGAGCCTTATCTCGAGGAATATACCCAGCGTTAAAAGGACGAGTGTAAGGCCGATGAAGGCATTTTTCAGGAGCAGTTCGAGCCTCTGGCGGTAGATATCAGAGCGGTCTCTGGTAATAACCCAGTCTATCCCTGGCGGTATAGTGCTGTCTATAGAATGCATTGCCTCCATTACGCTTTCCGAAACGCTTATGGGTGTCTGTTTTCCGGTTCTGAAAGCGTTTATCCCAACAGCGCGTTTTCCGTTGAAGTAGCCCTCTTTTTTTGTATCTTCGAATGTGTCTGTTACCTCGGCAATGTCTCGTAGATAAAGAACAGACCCGTCATCATTTGTAACAATCGGGATCCGGGCAAACTCCTCCGCCCAGTCTTTCCTCTGCATAATCCGCACGAGGATATCGCCGGACTTTGTGCGAAGTGTACCGCAGGGGATCTCCTGAGAGTTTGTGTCTATGATCCTCGATACCTCGCTGAGGCTGAGCCCGAGGCCGCGAAGCTTGTTTTTGTCTATCTCTACGTATATCTCATAATCGCGAACGCCTGAAAGGTCTACCTGCGTTATGCCCTCGCTGTTGAGAAGCCGGTCGCGCACCTGCTCTGCAACCTCTCGAAGCACCCACTCGGAGCTGTCTCCGTAGATCTGCATGTCGATAACATGCCTGCGTATTACATTCAGGTTTACCTCCGGCTCCTCAGCATCGTCCGGAAATGTTATAATCCTGTCCACCTCCTGCTGGATATCCTGATACACCTTCTGCTGGTCTGCGCTTTCAAGGAGCTCGGCAGTTACCACGCCCACACCTTCAGAAGCGGTGGCGGTGATCTCTTTTACCCCGTCGAGGCCGCGCACGGCCTCTTCAACCACAAGCACAATCCCCTGTTCAACCTCCTCAGGGCTTGCGCCCGGGTACGGAACGGTGATTGTAACCCTGTCCAGATCGAATTCAGGAAACACCTCCTGCTTTATCTGCGAGGAAAGCAGAAAACCGCCTACGAGGAAAACTATCATCAAAAGATTGGCCACTACATGATTTTTGGCCATCCAGGCGATCGGTCCGGTAAGTTTGGTCTGCGGGTTATTCATAGGCGTTCTCCTCGGCTGCTGCCTCGCTTATGCGAAGAGGCATACCCTCCACTGGTGCTGCGATGTCTGATGTAACCACTCTGTCCGATTCGGTGATTCCGCTCTTAACGTAAACGAAGCTGTGTTCTTTGAATACGATCTCTGCCTTTCTGATTTCAAGCTTATTATCCTCGTTCACTACCCAGACGGTATTGTTGTCGTGGATGTATTTTCTTTTCAGGCGGAAAACGTTTTCAATCATCTTTCCGTGAATCCGGCACCTCAGATAAGCCCCGAAGAGGATTTCCTCCCCGCCGTTGTTTTGCCTGTCCAAACAGAACGGGTCTTCCGCCTCCACAAGCACCCTTGCCATTCGCCCATTTTCTTCGAGCGAGCCGATAAGCCTGAGCACCCTGCCCTCTCTGGATGCATCCGAGGGCCATACAGAGTCGTTGTAGATTTCAACCTTTGAGCCTGTTTCCCTGGTGTTTTTCGGGAACAGAATCCATTTGAGCTGCTTCTCCGGCACGAGAACTTCAATCCAAGCCGCTTCTGTGCCCACAAGCTCGAAAACTCTGGCTGATGTATTCGCAAGCTCCCCGAGCTCAACGTTTTTCTCGTTTATCCTCGCATCAAACGGTGCCTGAATTATGCATCTTTCGTAATTTTTCTCTGCCCTTGCAAGGGCGGCCTGAGCGCTTTTTACACTCGCCTCTGCCTTCTGAAGCTGGGGCTTTTTCAGCACAAGAGCCCTGTCCTGTTCGCTGAGCTGCTCGCCCATCAGCTCATAATCGCTCTTTGCAGCGCGGACATTACCCTTCTGAATCTCTAAATCGGCCTCTGCAGAGCTAAGAGCGCTTCTGGCTTTCTCAAGCTCGCTGAGGTAGTCTGTTTTTTCAATATGCACAAGCTCGCTTCCAGCCTGAACAAAGCTTCCCGGTATGAGCCTTTCGGCAGTCCATTCCACTTTTCCGGAAACCTCAGGCCTGATCGAGGCTGTTCTTGCCGGCTGGGCGGTTCCCATAGCCCTAACCTCAGCGGGGTAATCCGCCTTGCTGAAGCTCTCAGCCGTTACGAGTCTTGCCTGTTTCTCGGGTTTTCTTTTTCTCGCCTCAGGCTTGTTATCGAGCTGATATTTCGCTATCAGCAAACCGCCGGCTATTATCAAAAGAGGAAGTATCAGATTGATTGAGATGTTAAGTATTTTCTTCATATTTTTCTTATGTCCCTGTTTGATTTTGCCAAATTATCAGCTGCTCTGCTCCCAGCCTCCAGCAAGTGCCCTGCATAAAGAGATCCTTGCCTTAACAAGATTGAGCCTTGAATTTACAAGCGAAACCTCGAGTTCCTGCTGGTTTTCGATTGCATTGAGCAGATATATATATCCCTGCTGTCCGTTTATATACTGCTGCTTTACAGATTTTGTATTCTTCTGTGCTATTTCGAGCTGTCTCTGCAGGCTCCTGAAATACTCTTTCTCCCGCTGTTCGGTTTCAATCGCATCTTCCACATCTTTCACAGCTCTAATCACGTTTTGACGGTATATGCTGATTCGCTCCTGCAGCACAGCCCTTGCCCTGTTGGCCTCTGCCTCACGGCTGCCTGCATCGAAGAGCGGCCCTGTAAGCCCTGCGGCAATCGAGCCGAGCCAGTTGTCGAAAACATCTTCAATATCGCTGTCTGCTCCGGATACCGAGCCGGTTAGAGTGAGCGAGGGATACTGGCGAGCGATAGCTGCGGCGGCTGAATAGTCTGCCGCTCGAACCGCATTCAGTGAGCTGATTAGATCAGGCCTTCTCTTGAGAAGCTCAGCGGGTATTCCGGCCTCGGGAATCGGCGGGAGCTCGGGGATTTCTGCATCCGGTGCAGCGGAAAACTCCTTCGGCTCTCTGCCAAGCAGAACAGCAAGCTGGTTTTCCAGAAGATTAACGTTTTTCTCTGCATTTATCAGCCTGCCTTGAGCGGCCTCAAGGATCCTCTCCTGGCTGTGCAAATCGGAGGCTCTTGCCATCCCTTGGCGATACTGCATTCGCACAGTTTCCAGTGATTTGCGGTTGGTTTGAACCTGCTCTTCTATGATCCGCTTTTCGAGAATCCCCGCCTTCAGGGCATACCAAGTTTGTGCGATATCAGCGGTGAGGCTGATTTTTGAGGCAATCAAATCCTGCCTGCTTGCCTCAAAGTTTTTCTCAGCTGCCTTCTGAGCTGAATCAATTCGTTTCCAGAGGTCTATTTCATA is a window encoding:
- a CDS encoding efflux RND transporter permease subunit; amino-acid sequence: MNNPQTKLTGPIAWMAKNHVVANLLMIVFLVGGFLLSSQIKQEVFPEFDLDRVTITVPYPGASPEEVEQGIVLVVEEAVRGLDGVKEITATASEGVGVVTAELLESADQQKVYQDIQQEVDRIITFPDDAEEPEVNLNVIRRHVIDMQIYGDSSEWVLREVAEQVRDRLLNSEGITQVDLSGVRDYEIYVEIDKNKLRGLGLSLSEVSRIIDTNSQEIPCGTLRTKSGDILVRIMQRKDWAEEFARIPIVTNDDGSVLYLRDIAEVTDTFEDTKKEGYFNGKRAVGINAFRTGKQTPISVSESVMEAMHSIDSTIPPGIDWVITRDRSDIYRQRLELLLKNAFIGLTLVLLTLGIFLEIRLAFWVTMGIPISFLGGLLFLPGLGVTINMISMFAFIVSLGIVVDDAIVVGENIYEYRKRGGNFLEAAVKGAREVAGPVTFSIITNVVAFMPLMFVPGFVGKIWKVIPLVVSTVFIISLVEALFILPAHLSHKHKREGWLISKIHKYQQAFSRKYEKFITNHFGPLLKFLLRWRYVVIAAGIAIFAGILGYVQSGRIGTILMPRVESDYAYASAKLPFGAPLEDARKVQNKLVKAGREIAEENGADKLSKGLFSVIRGNRVSVRFFLTDADERPVSTTQVTRLWREKTGEIPGLEMLRFEADRGGPGSGAAITVELSHSNIDILENAGEALAEELSEFGHVKDVDDGHTPGKRQYNFRIKPEGRSLGLTAAGIASQVRNAFYGAEAVRQQRGRNEVQVRVKYPERQRVSEYDIEQFLVRTPSGTDVPLLQVADYYIGRSYTTIDRKEGRRVIQVTANVEPISETSKVQTSLMEDILPEVKKDFPGLSYGWEGRQEDFNESMKALFLGLIMAVLCIYAVLAIPFRSYWQPIIVMMAIPFGIIGAVLGHILMGYSLSIMSMMGVVALAGVVVNDSLVLIDFANNHKLEGSTPLQAVHRAGLRRFRPIMLTTLTTFGGLAPMIFETSRQARFMIPMAISLGFGIVFATVITLVLVPCLYVMLDDVKILGEKINRFRFAEE
- a CDS encoding efflux RND transporter periplasmic adaptor subunit produces the protein MKKILNISINLILPLLIIAGGLLIAKYQLDNKPEARKRKPEKQARLVTAESFSKADYPAEVRAMGTAQPARTASIRPEVSGKVEWTAERLIPGSFVQAGSELVHIEKTDYLSELEKARSALSSAEADLEIQKGNVRAAKSDYELMGEQLSEQDRALVLKKPQLQKAEASVKSAQAALARAEKNYERCIIQAPFDARINEKNVELGELANTSARVFELVGTEAAWIEVLVPEKQLKWILFPKNTRETGSKVEIYNDSVWPSDASREGRVLRLIGSLEENGRMARVLVEAEDPFCLDRQNNGGEEILFGAYLRCRIHGKMIENVFRLKRKYIHDNNTVWVVNEDNKLEIRKAEIVFKEHSFVYVKSGITESDRVVTSDIAAPVEGMPLRISEAAAEENAYE
- a CDS encoding efflux transporter outer membrane subunit, whose product is MRITILSLLAAVFILAGCAVKSADKIETSGQIPTEFSSSGGAKLPEKWWQHFSDERLSGLIENALKDSFTIQAAYSRMEQARQAAVKAGAGKLPEVSYSAQGSRSRSEAMGQTAYSNQFSAGLQASYEIDLWKRIDSAQKAAEKNFEASRQDLIASKISLTADIAQTWYALKAGILEKRIIEEQVQTNRKSLETVRMQYRQGMARASDLHSQERILEAAQGRLINAEKNVNLLENQLAVLLGREPKEFSAAPDAEIPELPPIPEAGIPAELLKRRPDLISSLNAVRAADYSAAAAIARQYPSLTLTGSVSGADSDIEDVFDNWLGSIAAGLTGPLFDAGSREAEANRARAVLQERISIYRQNVIRAVKDVEDAIETEQREKEYFRSLQRQLEIAQKNTKSVKQQYINGQQGYIYLLNAIENQQELEVSLVNSRLNLVKARISLCRALAGGWEQSS